A window of Rhododendron vialii isolate Sample 1 chromosome 13a, ASM3025357v1 contains these coding sequences:
- the LOC131312489 gene encoding NDR1/HIN1-like protein 13: protein MTERIHPTNSPPSSGEAPPTSSRTSSAEAPQPPLTSPRTAGSPAPGTYVIQIPKDTIYRYPRPENARRYEKKIARQKPRRSCCRCFCCWTLGVLALVVFLLAAAAGILYLVFRPEAPKYSIEEIAISGFNLTSPSAISPEFDVTVRAENPNDKIGIYYGKGSSVSVYYSDVNLCNGNLPAFYQPSNNVTVFQTALKGSKILLTSAVNAALASEQKQGEVPFSIRMKVPVKIKFGAVKTWTITVKVTCEVAVDGLTTSSKIVSSDCKKSLKIW, encoded by the coding sequence ATGACGGAGCGAATTCACCCCACCAACTCCCCACCATCCTCCGGTGAAGCTCCACCGACATCTTCCAGAACATCCTCCGCGGAAGCACCACAGCCGCCACTGACATCTCCCAGAACTGCAGGCTCCCCGGCGCCGGGGACTTACGTGATCCAAATCCCCAAGGACACGATATACCGCTACCCGCGGCCGGAGAACGCCCGCCGCTACGAGAAAAAAATTGCCCGGCAAAAGCCGCGGCGCAGCTGCTGCCGTTGCTTCTGCTGCTGGACGCTCGGAGTCCTTGCACTCGTCGTTTTCCTCCTCGCCGCCGCGGCCGGCATCCTCTACCTCGTCTTCCGCCCCGAGGCCCCTAAGTACTCCATCGAAGAGATCGCGATCAGCGGCTTCAACCTGACGTCGCCTTCCGCGATCTCGCCGGAATTTGACGTCACCGTCAGAGCCGAAAACCCCAACGACAAGATCGGGATCTACTACGGGAAGGGAAGCTCCGTCAGTGTCTACTACTCCGACGTGAATCTCTGTAACGGAAACTTACCGGCGTTTTACCAGCCGTCGAACAATGTAACGGTTTTCCAGACGGCGTTAAAGGGCTCGAAGATTTTGTTAACGAGCGCCGTGAACGCGGCATTAGCGAGCGAGCAGAAGCAAGGGGAGGTGCCGTTCTCGATACGCATGAAGGTCCCCGTTAAGATCAAGTTCGGCGCCGTTAAGACGTGGACGATCACCGTTAAGGTCACGTGCGAGGTGGCGGTGGATGGCTTGACGACGTCGTCGAAGATCGTTTCTAGCGATTGCAAaaagagtttgaaaatatgGTAG